A single region of the Oryzias latipes chromosome 21, ASM223467v1 genome encodes:
- the LOC110017396 gene encoding C-type lectin domain family 17, member A-like, with the protein MEAIYENFEPKDPVCQVYKSNPPASIKSNRRCYLSVITFMVMLSVLLLAGLVILGLLYGDSVKKLSEISDSKDNLTEQLNDVIETMNSNLTETTKKLMDCKQRKPRCPSGWIRFGSSCYFFSGESKSWDEARKSCKARQADLVVINSTDEKTFLFEFRDQPVWIGLTDKVQEGSWKWVDGSPLTLKFWGKNQPDSDGGSQRYGEEDCAEIRETPGFWNDISCETSLRWICEKEATLFV; encoded by the exons ATGGAAGCCATTTATGAAAATTTTGAACCTAAAGATCCTGTCTGCCAGGTTTACAAATCAAATCCACCAG CTTCCATCAAGTCCAACAGGAGATGCTATCTCAGTGTTATTACTTTCATGGTGATGCTGAGTGTTCTTCTTCTGGCTGGACTCGTCATTCTTGGCCTCCTCT ATGGTGACTCAGTAAAAAAATTGTCAGAAATTTCTGACAGCAAAGATAATTTGACTGAGCAACTGAATGATGTTATTGAGACGATGAATTCCAACCTCACTGAAACTACCAAGAAGCTGATGGACTGTAAACAGA GGAAACCACGATGTCCATCAGGATGGATCAGATTTGGTTCCTCTTGTTATTTCTTCTCTGGGGAGTCTAAGTCCTGGGATGAAGCAAGAAAGTCCTGCAAAGCCAGACAAGCTGATCTGGTTGTGATAAACAGCACGGATGAAAAG acttttctttttgaattcaGAGATCAACCAGTCTGGATTGGACTGACTGACAAAGTCCAGGAGGGGAGCTGGAAATGGGTAGATGGAAGTCCTCTGACTCTGAA GTTCTGGGGGAAAAACCAGCCTGATAGTGATGGTGGAAGCCAACGTTACGGAGAGGAAGACTGTGCTGAAATTAGAGAAACTCCTGGATTCTGGAATGATATTTCATGTGAAACTTCTTTACGGTGGATCTGTGAAAAAGAAGcaactttatttgtttga